The following proteins are co-located in the Bordetella bronchialis genome:
- a CDS encoding NAD(P)-dependent alcohol dehydrogenase translates to MQTKAFGALSPTTPLAPTTIERREPGPNDVAIQILYCGVCHSDLHTVRGEWEGIRFPSVPGHEIVGRISAVGQEVSRFKLGDIVGVGCMVDSCRTCASCRDGLEQYCEGPHGFQGTYNGWLDGSGENTYGGYSASVVVDEYFVLKIKHAEAQLAAAAPLLCAGITTWSPLRHWKTGPGKKVGVVGIGGLGHMGIKLAHALGAHVVAFTTSPSKVEEARKLGADEVVVSRDADAMARHARSFDFILNTVAASHDLDAFTALLKRDGAMTLVGVPATAHPSPNVGNLIMGRRAIAGSLIGGIPETQEMLDFCAEHGITADVEMIDMQDIEDAYARMLKSDVKYRFVIDMATI, encoded by the coding sequence ATGCAAACCAAGGCTTTTGGCGCCCTATCCCCCACTACGCCGCTGGCGCCGACCACGATCGAACGCCGTGAACCGGGCCCGAACGACGTCGCCATCCAGATCCTGTACTGCGGCGTCTGCCATTCCGACCTGCACACCGTGCGCGGCGAATGGGAAGGCATACGCTTCCCCTCCGTGCCCGGCCACGAGATCGTCGGCCGCATCAGCGCCGTCGGCCAGGAAGTCTCCCGCTTCAAGCTGGGCGATATCGTCGGCGTCGGCTGCATGGTCGACAGCTGCCGTACCTGCGCCTCCTGCCGCGACGGGCTGGAACAATACTGCGAAGGCCCGCATGGCTTCCAGGGCACCTACAACGGCTGGCTGGACGGCAGCGGCGAGAACACCTACGGCGGCTATTCGGCCAGCGTGGTGGTGGACGAGTACTTCGTGCTGAAGATCAAACACGCGGAGGCACAGCTCGCCGCCGCGGCGCCTCTGCTGTGCGCCGGCATCACCACGTGGTCGCCGCTGCGCCACTGGAAGACAGGTCCCGGCAAGAAAGTGGGTGTCGTCGGCATCGGCGGCCTGGGCCACATGGGCATCAAGCTGGCGCATGCGCTGGGCGCGCACGTCGTCGCCTTCACGACCTCGCCCTCGAAGGTGGAGGAAGCACGCAAACTGGGCGCCGACGAAGTCGTGGTGTCGCGCGATGCGGATGCAATGGCCCGGCATGCGCGCAGCTTCGACTTCATCCTGAACACCGTCGCCGCCTCGCATGACCTGGATGCATTCACCGCGCTGTTGAAGCGCGACGGCGCCATGACGCTGGTCGGTGTGCCGGCAACCGCGCATCCATCGCCCAACGTCGGCAACCTGATCATGGGCCGCCGCGCCATCGCCGGCTCGCTGATCGGCGGCATCCCGGAAACCCAGGAGATGCTGGACTTCTGCGCGGAGCACGGCATCACGGCCGACGTCGAAATGATCGACATGCAGGACATCGAGGACGCCTATGCCCGCATGCTGAAAAGCGACGTCAAATACCGCTTCGTGATCGATATGGCCACCATCTGA